Proteins from a genomic interval of Gordonia sp. SL306:
- the fadD32 gene encoding long-chain-fatty-acid--AMP ligase FadD32, translated as MLNTEFEQFLDENGQLHFTEDATLVDYVERNVRDKADTLAYRFIDYSRERDGEAQDLTWAQFGKRLRAVAARLQQVTKPGDRVAILAPQSLEYVIGFFSALYASNVAVPLFSPDEPGHTDRLHAVLGDCRPTAILTSTKSAEAVRDFFKPLPAKERPRVIAVDAVPDSVGSSWVAPVAGKDHNKDTVAYLQYTSGSTRVPAGVEITYQAVAANVLQIYDTIEIDRNARGVTWLPMFHDMGLLTVILPALGGRYITIMSPQAFVRRPGRWIKELAAASDGAETYAAAPNFAFEHAAVRGLPKEGESLDLSNVIGLINGSEPVTVSSMKKFNDAFEPYGLPKTAIKPCYGMAEATLFVSATQRENEAKIIYVDRDELNAGRFKVVDQHSPNAVAQVSCGQVAVSQWAAIVDSDTATEQQDGHVGEIWLSGLNIGAGYWNKPDETEETFHNKVANPLAEGSHTEGAPADSIWMRTGDYGVWLDGELYITGRVKDLVIVDGRNHYPQDLEYSAQESSASLRPGFVAAFAVPSNQLPPVVFEQSTSGLKFDADDASEQLVIVAERGPGKRNDPQEVADTVRAAIASRHGVMARDILLVPAGSIPRTSSGKIARRATRAAYIDGSLRGGYKQSAFPDAE; from the coding sequence ATGTTGAACACAGAATTCGAGCAGTTCCTCGATGAGAACGGACAACTGCATTTCACCGAGGACGCCACACTCGTCGACTACGTCGAGCGCAATGTGCGCGACAAGGCCGACACCCTTGCCTACCGCTTCATCGACTACAGCCGTGAGCGTGACGGTGAGGCGCAGGATCTGACGTGGGCGCAGTTCGGCAAACGACTGCGCGCGGTGGCGGCACGGCTGCAGCAGGTCACCAAGCCGGGCGATCGGGTCGCGATCCTCGCGCCGCAGTCGCTCGAGTACGTGATCGGCTTCTTCTCCGCGCTCTATGCGAGCAACGTCGCGGTCCCGCTCTTCTCTCCCGACGAGCCCGGGCACACCGACCGCCTGCACGCGGTCCTCGGCGACTGCCGGCCCACCGCGATCCTGACCTCCACGAAATCCGCCGAAGCGGTCCGTGACTTCTTCAAGCCGCTCCCCGCCAAGGAACGCCCGCGTGTCATCGCCGTGGACGCCGTTCCCGATTCGGTCGGGTCGAGCTGGGTGGCCCCGGTCGCGGGCAAGGACCACAACAAGGACACCGTCGCCTACCTGCAGTACACGTCCGGATCCACCCGCGTGCCCGCGGGCGTCGAGATCACGTACCAGGCCGTCGCCGCCAATGTGCTGCAGATCTACGACACGATCGAGATCGACCGCAATGCGCGTGGCGTCACGTGGCTGCCGATGTTCCACGACATGGGCCTGCTCACCGTGATCCTGCCTGCGCTCGGTGGCCGCTACATCACCATCATGAGTCCGCAGGCCTTCGTTCGTCGGCCCGGCCGCTGGATCAAGGAGCTCGCCGCCGCCAGCGACGGCGCGGAGACCTATGCCGCCGCCCCGAACTTCGCCTTCGAGCACGCCGCCGTACGCGGTCTGCCGAAGGAGGGCGAGAGCCTCGATCTGTCCAACGTCATCGGTCTGATCAACGGATCGGAGCCGGTCACGGTCAGCTCGATGAAGAAGTTCAACGACGCCTTCGAGCCGTACGGCCTGCCGAAGACGGCCATCAAGCCGTGCTACGGCATGGCCGAGGCGACACTCTTCGTCTCCGCGACGCAGCGCGAGAACGAGGCCAAGATCATCTACGTCGACCGCGACGAGCTCAACGCGGGCCGTTTCAAGGTCGTCGACCAGCATTCGCCGAACGCCGTCGCGCAGGTCTCCTGTGGCCAGGTGGCGGTCAGCCAGTGGGCGGCGATCGTCGATTCGGACACCGCGACCGAGCAGCAGGACGGCCACGTCGGTGAGATCTGGCTGAGTGGTCTCAACATCGGTGCCGGCTACTGGAACAAGCCGGACGAGACCGAGGAGACCTTCCACAACAAGGTCGCCAATCCGCTCGCCGAGGGCAGCCACACCGAGGGCGCGCCTGCGGACTCGATCTGGATGCGCACCGGCGACTACGGCGTCTGGCTCGACGGCGAGCTGTACATCACCGGCCGCGTCAAGGACCTCGTCATCGTCGACGGACGCAATCACTACCCGCAGGATCTCGAGTACAGCGCGCAGGAGTCGAGTGCGAGCCTGCGCCCCGGTTTCGTCGCGGCGTTCGCCGTGCCGTCGAACCAGCTCCCTCCGGTGGTGTTCGAGCAGTCCACGAGCGGACTGAAGTTCGATGCCGACGACGCGTCGGAGCAGCTCGTGATCGTCGCCGAGCGCGGACCGGGCAAGCGGAACGATCCGCAGGAGGTCGCCGACACCGTCCGGGCCGCCATCGCGTCGCGCCATGGCGTGATGGCCCGCGACATCCTGCTCGTGCCTGCCGGATCGATCCCGCGGACCTCGAGCGGCAAGATCGCCCGTCGCGCCACCCGCGCGGCCTACATCGACGGCAGCCTCCGTGGCGGCTACAAGCAGTCCGCGTTTCCCGACGCCGAGTAG
- the pks13 gene encoding polyketide synthase Pks13 (Pks13 is a key enzyme in mycolic acid biosynthesis.) gives MSELNTEESGNLEPGDDSSSSRADDASHIEGHTEGTAGETVGDLTVAELRDWLRGWVSEATGIPADQISDDRPMEEFGLSSRDAVALAADVEDKTGVILTATAAYNHPTIAMLSKRIIEGDPDEGLDAVSDTFWQRERNADDDIAIVGLSTRFPKAGSTPESTWEALIEGRDGISDLPDDRWTEFKSDARMAEVLDKRNLRGGYLDDVKAFDADFFQMSPREVEMVDPQQRLAMELTWEALEHAHIPPSDLKGGSVGVFVGTSTNDYQLMAALGLGEGSDETAAYALTGTATSIIANRVSYFFDFHGPSVALDTACSSSLVAVHQAVRSLRSGESEVALAGGVNMILTPAATVGFDTIGAVAKDGHIKAFSSDADGMVRSEGGGLFVLKRLADARRDGDQVLAVIAGSAVNSDGRSNGIFAPNPEAQVEVLRDAYTDAAIDPRSVDYVEAHGTGTILGDPIEADALGRVVGRGRVVGTPALLGSAKTNFGHMESAAGAGALAKVVLSMQNDSIPASLNYAGPNPYIQFGSNGLKVVPETTEWPRYSGHAIAGVSGFGFGGTNAHIVVREVLPSDLAGAAATPAESNQNLAESNVLVAESSLDDDDEYLTEAERAILAAQAKTERETVEVVEKDPAEGFAPCAAEGSVVPLVISGFLPSRRRKSAQDLLEWLESEAGQATSLADIGRALAHRNHGRSRAVVMARTHEDAITGARAIAEGKNNPLVYSADSPDAASAVWLLSGFGSQHRKMAKQLYTENPVFAKYVDRVDEYVQNELGYSIAEVFLDDEQTYGIETSQVGIYTIQVALADLLRHHGAQPGVLVPHSMGEASASYISGGLSLEDATRVICQRSRLMGEGESMLQGDDIRLMALVEYSAEDINDVLVDYPDLEICVYAAPTHTVIGGPESQVDAIVARAEAEGKLGRKLQTKGASHTSQMDPLLGELAYELTGIEPLRPKVGFYSSVDRETFYRPGHDPIHTIEYFTKGLRHSVWFSQAIAKSVENGHRTFLELSPNPAVLISVAAVTFSAGLHDAELIETLRRKEDESFGVVNALMKLYVHGHPVDVGSLFGIGGFGEIPRTRFERKDFWLKAQLSSGGSSGKVPGSHVALPDGRHAWEVNASAVTDPRELVRAAAAQVFAGATVGAALGHGDIPAVGTLTTTLSPHPGGASVTVHSKQDKDFRMLFEAVVTGGDMPPADTPAPEQTSPAAVFADDKVVVEDEVVDDIGNKWNPDSDESVEDRLAVIVGESMGYDPEDLPREIPLIELGLDSLMAVRIKNRVEFEFDIPQLQLQAMRQANLADVVKFVTYAVEHRDEVAQLAEGSAGQGDLDTAALNALIDADSNTKPTDSNPAPADSNTNPADSNTKPADSNPAPADSTTKPATNLTDQSAVADATGSDVPPRDAAERLTFGVYAVVTKKSAGGVFNKLPVLTDDAAQQLTDRLNERTGGDIDVEDILDSETIEEMSNYVREFLDASAHTDGFIRYLRLVPDGKKSYDPLAGDPVPALLFHPAGGNTSAYEALLKRLPDDQPVIGFDRVEGSIEERVLQYLPRLREIQPHGPYVLIGWSLGGALAYGCAQVLRDEGEVVDFVGLIDVVRPSEPVVETADTKRARLERWRDFAVKTYDLDEDVPIPMDRLVEADDEGQFQIIMEMMSMSGTKIPGGIIEHQRTSFLDNRALTNIEPTSYDGKVILYRADKMHDGAIELEPQWAKIDEDGRWGEVVDDLEIIHIGGDHLSIVDEPYIGRIGADLTARLKNVGRRGDAGE, from the coding sequence ATGTCTGAACTGAATACCGAAGAGTCCGGCAATCTCGAGCCCGGCGACGATTCGTCGTCGAGCCGCGCTGACGACGCTTCGCACATCGAGGGACACACCGAGGGAACCGCCGGCGAGACCGTCGGCGATCTCACCGTCGCGGAACTGCGCGACTGGCTGCGAGGCTGGGTGTCGGAAGCCACCGGTATCCCGGCAGACCAGATCTCCGACGATCGACCGATGGAGGAGTTCGGACTCTCCTCGCGCGACGCGGTGGCGTTGGCCGCCGACGTCGAGGACAAGACCGGCGTCATCCTCACGGCGACTGCCGCCTACAACCATCCCACCATCGCGATGCTGTCCAAGCGCATCATCGAGGGTGATCCGGACGAGGGCCTCGACGCGGTCTCCGACACGTTCTGGCAGCGCGAGCGCAACGCCGACGACGACATCGCGATCGTCGGACTGTCGACCCGGTTCCCGAAGGCGGGCAGCACTCCGGAGTCGACCTGGGAGGCCCTGATCGAGGGCCGCGACGGCATCTCCGACCTACCAGACGACCGCTGGACCGAGTTCAAGTCGGACGCGCGGATGGCCGAGGTGCTCGACAAGCGGAACCTGCGCGGCGGCTACCTCGACGACGTGAAGGCGTTCGACGCCGACTTCTTCCAGATGAGCCCGCGTGAGGTCGAGATGGTCGACCCGCAGCAGCGTCTGGCGATGGAACTGACGTGGGAGGCGCTCGAACACGCCCACATCCCGCCCAGCGATCTCAAGGGCGGCTCGGTCGGCGTCTTCGTCGGCACGTCCACCAACGACTACCAGCTGATGGCGGCGCTGGGTCTGGGCGAAGGCTCCGACGAGACGGCGGCCTATGCACTGACCGGAACGGCGACGTCGATCATCGCCAACCGCGTCTCCTATTTCTTCGACTTCCACGGTCCCTCCGTGGCCCTCGACACGGCATGCTCGTCGTCGCTGGTGGCCGTGCATCAGGCGGTCCGAAGCCTGCGATCGGGTGAGTCCGAGGTCGCACTGGCCGGCGGCGTCAACATGATCCTGACCCCCGCGGCGACCGTCGGCTTCGACACCATCGGCGCGGTCGCCAAGGACGGCCACATCAAGGCCTTCTCCAGTGACGCCGACGGCATGGTCCGCTCCGAGGGCGGCGGGCTGTTCGTGCTGAAGCGACTGGCCGACGCCCGCCGCGACGGCGACCAGGTCCTCGCGGTGATCGCGGGTTCCGCGGTCAACTCGGACGGCCGCTCCAACGGCATCTTCGCGCCCAACCCCGAGGCGCAGGTGGAAGTCCTGCGCGACGCCTACACCGACGCGGCCATCGATCCGCGCAGCGTCGACTACGTCGAGGCGCACGGCACCGGCACCATCCTGGGTGACCCGATCGAGGCCGATGCGCTCGGTCGCGTGGTCGGCCGGGGTCGTGTGGTCGGGACACCCGCCCTGCTCGGATCCGCGAAGACCAACTTCGGTCACATGGAGTCCGCTGCGGGCGCAGGCGCGCTCGCCAAGGTGGTGCTCTCGATGCAGAACGACAGCATCCCGGCCTCGCTGAACTACGCGGGTCCCAACCCGTACATCCAGTTCGGGTCGAACGGACTGAAGGTCGTCCCCGAGACCACCGAGTGGCCGCGCTACTCAGGGCACGCGATCGCAGGCGTCTCCGGCTTCGGGTTCGGCGGCACCAACGCGCACATCGTGGTCCGCGAGGTGCTCCCGTCGGATCTGGCCGGTGCGGCCGCGACTCCCGCCGAGAGCAACCAGAATCTCGCCGAGAGCAACGTCTTGGTCGCCGAGAGCAGCCTTGATGACGACGACGAGTACCTCACCGAAGCAGAGCGTGCGATTCTCGCCGCGCAGGCCAAGACGGAACGCGAGACCGTCGAGGTCGTCGAGAAGGACCCCGCCGAGGGCTTCGCCCCCTGCGCCGCCGAGGGGTCCGTGGTGCCACTGGTGATCTCGGGATTCCTGCCGTCGCGTCGTCGGAAGTCTGCCCAGGACCTGCTGGAATGGCTGGAATCCGAAGCGGGACAGGCGACATCGCTCGCCGACATCGGCCGTGCCCTGGCGCACCGCAACCACGGACGCTCCCGCGCCGTGGTGATGGCCCGGACCCACGAGGATGCGATCACCGGTGCGCGGGCGATCGCCGAGGGCAAGAACAATCCGCTCGTCTACTCGGCCGATTCTCCTGACGCCGCGTCAGCGGTCTGGCTGCTGTCCGGTTTCGGCTCGCAGCACCGCAAGATGGCCAAGCAGCTCTACACCGAGAATCCGGTGTTCGCGAAGTACGTCGACCGCGTCGACGAGTACGTGCAGAACGAGCTCGGCTACTCGATCGCCGAGGTGTTCCTCGACGACGAGCAGACCTATGGCATCGAGACCAGCCAGGTCGGCATCTACACCATCCAGGTCGCCCTGGCCGATCTGCTCCGCCACCACGGTGCGCAACCCGGGGTCCTGGTACCGCATTCGATGGGCGAGGCGTCGGCGTCGTACATCAGCGGCGGACTCTCGCTGGAAGACGCGACCCGGGTGATCTGCCAGCGTTCGCGTCTGATGGGCGAGGGCGAGTCGATGCTGCAGGGAGACGACATCCGCCTGATGGCCCTCGTCGAGTACAGCGCCGAGGACATCAACGACGTCCTCGTCGACTATCCCGATCTCGAGATCTGCGTCTACGCGGCGCCGACGCACACCGTGATCGGTGGTCCCGAATCCCAGGTGGACGCGATCGTCGCGCGGGCCGAGGCGGAGGGCAAGCTCGGTCGCAAGCTGCAGACCAAGGGCGCCAGCCACACCTCGCAGATGGACCCGCTGCTCGGCGAACTCGCTTACGAGCTCACCGGGATCGAACCGTTGCGGCCAAAGGTCGGCTTCTACAGTTCGGTCGATCGGGAGACGTTCTACCGGCCGGGTCACGACCCGATCCACACGATCGAGTACTTCACCAAGGGCCTGCGCCACAGCGTCTGGTTCAGCCAGGCAATCGCGAAGTCGGTGGAGAACGGCCATCGCACGTTCCTGGAACTCTCGCCGAATCCGGCCGTCCTCATCTCCGTTGCCGCGGTGACCTTCTCGGCCGGTCTGCACGACGCCGAGCTCATCGAGACCTTGCGGCGCAAGGAGGACGAGAGCTTCGGCGTGGTGAACGCGCTGATGAAGCTGTACGTGCACGGACACCCGGTGGACGTCGGCTCGCTGTTCGGCATCGGTGGCTTCGGGGAGATCCCGCGGACCCGCTTCGAGCGCAAGGACTTCTGGCTCAAGGCGCAGCTGTCGTCCGGCGGATCCTCGGGCAAGGTCCCGGGTTCGCACGTCGCACTCCCCGACGGGCGTCACGCCTGGGAGGTGAACGCCTCGGCGGTCACCGATCCGCGTGAACTCGTGCGGGCGGCGGCAGCGCAGGTGTTCGCCGGCGCCACCGTCGGTGCTGCTCTCGGTCACGGCGACATCCCGGCCGTCGGCACGTTGACCACCACACTCAGCCCGCACCCGGGCGGTGCATCGGTCACCGTGCACAGCAAGCAGGACAAGGACTTCCGGATGCTGTTCGAGGCGGTCGTGACCGGGGGCGACATGCCCCCGGCGGACACGCCCGCGCCCGAGCAGACGTCGCCGGCAGCGGTCTTCGCCGACGACAAGGTCGTCGTCGAGGACGAGGTGGTCGACGACATCGGCAACAAGTGGAACCCGGATTCCGATGAGTCCGTGGAGGATCGACTCGCAGTGATCGTCGGGGAGTCCATGGGTTACGACCCGGAGGATCTGCCGCGCGAGATCCCGCTGATCGAGCTCGGGCTGGACTCGCTGATGGCGGTCCGCATCAAGAACCGTGTCGAGTTCGAGTTCGACATCCCGCAGCTGCAGCTCCAGGCGATGCGGCAGGCCAATCTGGCCGACGTGGTCAAGTTCGTCACCTACGCCGTCGAGCACCGCGACGAGGTCGCCCAGCTCGCGGAAGGCTCTGCCGGACAAGGCGATCTCGACACCGCCGCACTCAACGCACTCATCGACGCCGACAGCAACACGAAACCCACCGACAGCAACCCGGCTCCCGCCGACAGCAACACGAATCCCGCCGACAGCAACACGAAACCCGCCGACAGCAACCCGGCTCCCGCCGACAGCACCACCAAACCCGCGACCAACCTGACGGATCAGTCCGCGGTCGCCGACGCAACGGGTTCCGATGTGCCGCCGCGGGATGCGGCCGAGCGCCTGACGTTCGGTGTGTACGCGGTGGTCACCAAGAAGTCGGCCGGTGGCGTCTTCAACAAACTCCCGGTACTCACCGACGACGCGGCCCAGCAGCTCACCGATCGCTTGAACGAGCGGACCGGCGGTGACATCGACGTCGAGGACATCCTCGATTCCGAGACCATCGAGGAGATGTCGAACTACGTTCGCGAGTTCCTCGACGCGAGCGCGCACACCGACGGCTTCATCCGGTACCTGCGTCTGGTTCCGGACGGCAAGAAGTCGTATGACCCGTTGGCCGGTGATCCGGTGCCCGCGTTGCTCTTCCACCCGGCGGGTGGCAACACGTCGGCGTATGAGGCATTGCTCAAGCGACTTCCCGACGATCAGCCGGTGATCGGCTTCGACCGCGTCGAGGGCTCGATCGAGGAGCGTGTGCTGCAGTACCTGCCGCGCCTGCGTGAGATTCAGCCGCACGGGCCGTACGTATTGATCGGGTGGTCGCTCGGTGGTGCGCTGGCCTACGGATGTGCGCAGGTGCTGCGCGACGAGGGTGAGGTCGTCGACTTCGTCGGCCTGATCGACGTGGTGCGTCCGTCGGAACCGGTGGTCGAGACCGCCGACACGAAACGGGCCCGTCTGGAGCGCTGGCGCGACTTCGCGGTCAAGACCTACGACCTCGACGAGGACGTCCCCATCCCGATGGATCGCCTCGTGGAGGCCGACGACGAGGGACAGTTCCAGATCATCATGGAGATGATGTCGATGTCGGGCACCAAGATCCCCGGCGGCATCATCGAGCACCAGCGCACCTCGTTCCTCGACAACCGCGCGCTCACCAACATCGAACCGACGAGCTACGACGGCAAGGTGATCCTCTATCGTGCCGACAAGATGCACGACGGAGCGATCGAACTCGAGCCGCAGTGGGCGAAGATCGACGAGGACGGCCGGTGGGGTGAGGTGGTCGACGATCTGGAGATCATCCACATCGGCGGCGATCACCTCTCCATCGTCGATGAGCCCTACATCGGCAGGATCGGGGCGGACCTCACCGCGCGTCTGAAGAATGTGGGCCGCCGCGGCGACGCCGGCGAGTAA
- a CDS encoding acyl-CoA carboxylase subunit beta, whose product MTDTTAGKLADLREKLESAKEPGGEKAIAKRQAKGICSPRERLTMLFDPGTFVEIGALAKMPGAAQSGYGDGVVTGHGLVHGRPVAAFSHDQTVFGGTVGEMFGRKVSALMEWAGKIGCPMVGINDSAGARIQDAVTSLAWYAEMGRRNLLLSGLAPQISVILGKCAGGAVYTPANTDILVAVEDKSYMFVTGPDVLKQVNGEDISAEDLGSAHNQARWGNIHHVAVDEKTAFEWVREYLQYMPSSAYELPPIINPGLEPEITESDLSLNEFMPDNDNAGYDMHDIVIKLFDDGAFHEVGELFAPNILTGYARVDGRAVGVVANQPNVMSGVLDTDSSEKATRFVRICNAFHIPLVFLVDTPGILPGLAEEQKGTIRRSGKFLYAYVEADVPKVTVVLRKAYGGAYAVMGCKQLGADINLAWPSAKIAVMGAESAAAVLTRRQTDGMSAADADKVRRDFIDFYNTNMATPYLAAERGYIDAVIEPAETRLQLRKALAQLRDKTEYRTPRKHYLMPI is encoded by the coding sequence GTGACTGACACCACCGCCGGAAAGCTGGCCGACCTCCGCGAGAAGCTGGAGTCCGCCAAGGAACCCGGAGGCGAGAAGGCGATCGCCAAGCGCCAGGCGAAGGGCATCTGCTCACCACGTGAGCGCTTGACCATGCTGTTCGACCCGGGGACCTTCGTCGAGATCGGTGCGCTGGCAAAGATGCCCGGTGCCGCTCAGAGCGGATACGGCGACGGCGTTGTCACCGGACACGGACTCGTGCACGGCCGTCCGGTTGCGGCATTCTCACACGACCAGACGGTATTCGGTGGCACGGTCGGAGAGATGTTCGGCCGCAAGGTTTCCGCACTGATGGAGTGGGCCGGCAAGATCGGTTGCCCGATGGTCGGAATCAACGACTCGGCGGGCGCCCGCATCCAGGACGCGGTCACGTCACTGGCCTGGTACGCGGAGATGGGCAGGCGGAATCTGCTGCTCTCCGGTCTGGCGCCGCAGATCTCGGTGATCCTCGGCAAGTGCGCGGGTGGTGCGGTGTACACGCCCGCCAACACCGACATCCTGGTCGCGGTCGAGGACAAGAGCTACATGTTCGTCACCGGACCCGATGTGCTGAAACAGGTGAACGGCGAGGACATCTCGGCCGAGGACCTCGGCAGCGCGCACAACCAGGCGCGCTGGGGCAATATCCATCACGTTGCGGTGGACGAGAAGACGGCATTCGAGTGGGTGCGCGAGTACCTGCAGTACATGCCGTCGAGCGCGTACGAGCTGCCGCCGATCATCAATCCCGGTCTGGAGCCGGAGATCACCGAGTCGGATCTGTCGCTCAACGAATTCATGCCGGACAACGACAATGCCGGTTACGACATGCACGACATCGTCATCAAGCTGTTCGACGACGGCGCCTTCCATGAGGTCGGCGAGTTGTTCGCGCCGAATATCCTGACCGGGTACGCCCGGGTCGACGGTCGCGCCGTCGGCGTGGTGGCAAACCAGCCGAACGTGATGTCCGGTGTGCTGGACACTGATTCGTCGGAGAAGGCCACTCGTTTCGTCCGGATCTGCAACGCCTTCCACATCCCGCTCGTCTTCCTGGTGGACACGCCGGGCATTCTCCCCGGGCTTGCCGAGGAGCAGAAGGGCACCATCCGTCGATCCGGAAAGTTCCTGTACGCCTACGTGGAAGCCGACGTCCCGAAGGTGACCGTGGTGTTGCGCAAGGCCTATGGCGGCGCCTACGCGGTGATGGGCTGCAAACAGCTCGGCGCCGACATCAACCTGGCATGGCCGAGCGCCAAGATCGCGGTGATGGGCGCGGAGTCGGCGGCTGCGGTGCTGACCCGTCGTCAGACCGACGGGATGTCGGCGGCCGACGCCGACAAGGTGCGCCGGGACTTCATCGACTTCTACAACACCAACATGGCCACGCCCTACCTGGCAGCCGAGCGTGGCTACATCGACGCTGTCATCGAGCCGGCCGAGACCCGGCTACAGCTGCGAAAGGCTTTGGCGCAGTTGCGCGACAAGACGGAGTACCGCACGCCGCGTAAGCATTATCTGATGCCCATCTGA
- a CDS encoding DICT sensory domain-containing protein, whose translation MTPDPRRTPVTESGFTLFEDLELHMQFAPVCRLTDGAVAALELQLRGPSGTRLGTADALRRAARLMEQHHVIDRRRHEFARSARARSVATIVPLLVATDLELLDQLEDDTADTLERQIMVVMPGAVSRSPQRALARVARARAAGKIICVDGIDRSEDAATLLSLIEPDIIITGADLLQHNATQDSARLAHILAAHTERSHAVVIAEGVDDDARRITAMTMGASFGIGGLYPSVESPTALSNVPIVPLPDMPVWSTPGPDQATPYAIASASIAPRLGDKRLLIEMSKALEHQASIGGAAIVLGTFQHAEHFTARTAERWRLMSEKTGLAGVYGVGLPDLREGNVHRAPLRRDDDLVDEWNVAVLGPHFAALLSARDKHSGHDDLDRTFDFVQSYDRMTVTQAVRSILLRFD comes from the coding sequence ATGACACCTGACCCTCGCCGCACACCGGTGACCGAGAGCGGGTTCACCCTGTTCGAGGATCTCGAACTGCACATGCAGTTCGCGCCGGTGTGCCGATTGACCGACGGCGCCGTCGCCGCGCTCGAACTGCAGCTCCGCGGACCTTCCGGGACCAGACTCGGGACGGCCGACGCGCTGCGTCGCGCCGCGAGATTGATGGAACAGCATCACGTCATCGACCGGCGACGCCACGAGTTCGCGCGCTCTGCCCGCGCTCGGTCCGTCGCCACCATCGTGCCGCTCCTGGTGGCGACGGATCTCGAGCTCCTCGACCAGCTCGAGGACGACACCGCCGACACCCTCGAACGTCAGATCATGGTCGTCATGCCGGGCGCGGTGTCTCGCAGTCCCCAGCGCGCGCTCGCTCGAGTTGCCCGGGCACGGGCAGCAGGAAAGATCATCTGCGTCGACGGCATCGATCGCAGTGAGGACGCCGCGACCCTACTCTCCCTGATCGAGCCGGACATCATCATCACCGGCGCAGACCTGCTGCAGCACAACGCTACTCAGGACTCCGCTCGCCTCGCACACATCCTGGCCGCACACACCGAGCGAAGTCATGCGGTCGTCATCGCCGAAGGTGTCGACGACGACGCCCGACGGATCACTGCCATGACGATGGGGGCTTCGTTCGGGATCGGCGGACTCTACCCGTCGGTGGAGAGTCCCACAGCACTGTCGAACGTCCCGATCGTGCCACTTCCCGACATGCCGGTCTGGTCGACCCCCGGTCCGGACCAGGCCACCCCGTACGCCATCGCGTCCGCCTCCATCGCACCGCGCCTCGGCGACAAACGCCTGCTCATCGAGATGAGCAAGGCGCTCGAACACCAAGCGTCCATCGGTGGCGCGGCCATCGTCCTCGGCACCTTCCAGCATGCCGAGCATTTCACCGCACGAACCGCGGAACGATGGCGACTGATGTCCGAGAAGACCGGTCTCGCAGGTGTATACGGCGTCGGACTGCCCGACCTGAGGGAGGGGAACGTCCACCGGGCACCGTTGCGACGCGATGACGACCTCGTCGACGAGTGGAACGTGGCCGTTCTCGGCCCGCACTTCGCCGCACTGTTGTCGGCGCGCGACAAGCACAGCGGCCACGATGATCTCGACCGCACGTTCGACTTCGTGCAGAGCTACGACCGGATGACCGTCACCCAAGCGGTGCGTTCGATCCTGCTCCGCTTCGACTGA